One stretch of Ananas comosus cultivar F153 linkage group 6, ASM154086v1, whole genome shotgun sequence DNA includes these proteins:
- the LOC109711598 gene encoding putative leucine-rich repeat receptor-like serine/threonine-protein kinase At2g24130, with amino-acid sequence MFTSLILVLLFFRFATVAAAVVAPVPGQSRDRAALLAFRASISDGGQIDDWGSPDVCGWTGVTCHLTKRRVLQLVLTGQGLRGAITPAVANLSFLAVLDLSNNFLTGGIPAELGALSRLKQLSLANNLLSGPVPTELGLLRRLVYLDLGGNRLSERIPGTLFCNCSSLQYVDLSNNSLAGEIPYSAQCRLADLRFLLLWSNNLDGPIPPALSNSSMLEWVDTESNFLSGELPSDIFDKTPRLQYLYLSYNNFSSGAGNTNLEPFFASLRNCTQLQELELAGNGLGGAIPPSVGELSPNLRQLDLEENFISGPIPVNISNLVNLTYLNLSNNYLNGSIPPEISRLRKLERVYLLNNFLAGEIPPSLGEIPHLGLVDFSGNQLSATIPDTFANLTQLRRLMLHNNMLSGAIPPSLGNCMNLEILDLSHNRLSGIIPADVAALSSLKLFLNLSSNLLEGPIPLELSKMDMILALDLSSNNLSGVIPPQLGGCIALEYLNLSGNSLRGALPSSIGALPYLRVLDLSANGLVGAIPQSLQASDSLRQLNISYNNFSGVIPNGGVFSSLSADSFLGNSGLCSSIAGVDSCGSTRVRVRRSAILPIVLTLIGTPCVLFLFLYPAVVRLRAKSTRLLTFKRQILVDSEESNKEKEHRRISHRELVEATRGFADSTLIGAGRFGLVYKGVLRDQTRVAVKVLDPKNGAEISGSFERECQVLKRTRHRNLIRVITTCSRPDFKALVLPLMPKGSLESYLYPSEGPSRGLHLNQLLNIISDVAEGMAYLHHYSPVRVVHCDLKPSNVLLDDDMRAVVSDFGIARLMREAGDESNGSITHDHSTPYNSITGLLQGSVGYIAPEYGLGGNPSIQGDVYSFGVLVLELITGKRPTNVVFHEGLTLHEWVKHHYPHDIESIISQAPLRRSPSFADSLSYQKLAWDVMFELVELGLVCTQFSPSRRPTMVDVAHEITLLKEDLAKHSGDASESCSTPDSSF; translated from the exons ATGTTCACGTCCCTGATCCTCGTCCTCCTCTTTTTCCGAttcgccaccgtcgccgccgctgTCGTCGCTCCTGTCCCTGGCCAATCCCGCGACCGCGCTGCGCTCCTCGCCTTTCGCGCCAGCATCTCCGACGGTGGCCAAATCGATGACTGGGGCTCCCCAGACGTCTGCGGTTGGACCGGCGTCACCTGCCACCTGACTAAGCGCCGTGTCTTGCAGCTCGTCCTCACCGGCCAAGGGCTCCGTGGCGCGATCACCCCCGCTGTCGCCAACCTCTCCTTCCTCGCCGTGCTCGACCTCTCCAACAACTTCCTCACCGGAGGCATCCCCGCGGAGCTCGGCGCCCTCTCGCGGCTCAAGCAGCTCAGCCTCGCAAATAACCTCCTTTCAGGGCCCGTCCCCACAGAGCTCGGCCTCCTCCGCAGACTCGTCTACCTCGACTTGGGTGGGAACCGCCTTTCGGAGCGGATTCCGGGCACCCTCTTCTGCAACTGCAGCTCACTGCAGTACGTCGATCTCTCGAACAACTCCCTCGCCGGGGAGATCCCTTACTCCGCGCAATGCCGGCTTGCCGACCTGAGGTTTCTCCTACTCTGGTCGAACAACTTGGACGGCCCGATCCCGCCCGCGCTTTCCAACTCCTCGATGCTTGAATGGGTCGACACGGAGTCGAATTTCCTCTCCGGAGAGCTCCCGTCGGATATCTTCGACAAGACGCCGCGGCTTCAGTACCTCTACCTCTCGTACAACAACTTCTCGAGCGGCGCGGGGAACACGAACCTCGAGCCGTTCTTCGCGTCCTTACGGAACTGCACTCAGCTGCAGGAGCTTGAACTCGCGGGGAACGGCCTCGGCGGGGCGATCCCGCCGTCCGTCGGCGAGCTCTCACCGAACCTTCGCCAGCTCGATCTGGAAGAGAACTTCATCTCCGGGCCGATCCCTGTGAACATATCGAACCTCGTCAACCTCACCTACCTGAACCTGTCCAACAACTACTTGAACGGGTCGATCCCGCCGGAGATATCGCGGCTGCGGAAGCTCGAGAGGGTCTACTTGCTGAACAACTTTCTCGCCGGCGAGATACCGCCGTCCCTCGGCGAAATCCCCCACTTGGGTCTCGTCGATTTCTCTGGAAACCAGCTCTCGGCTACGATACCGGACACTTTCGCGAATCTCACACAGCTCAGGAGGCTGATGCTTCACAACAACATGCTCTCAGGTGCTATACCCCCGAGTTTAGGGAATTGCATGAACCTGGAGATCTTAGATCTCTCTCACAATAGGTTAAGTGGCATAATCCCTGCTGATGTAGCAGCTCTTAGTAGCCTCAAACTGTTTCTCAATTTGTCTAGCAACTTGCTAGAAGGGCCGATTCCCCTGGAGCTGAGCAAGATGGACATGATATTGGCATTAGATTTGTCGTCGAACAATCTCTCGGGCGTGATTCCTCCGCAGCTCGGAGGCTGCATCGCGCTCGAGTACCTCAACCTCTCGGGGAATTCACTTCGAGGCGCTCTCCCGAGCTCGATAGGTGCTTTACCGTACCTCCGTGTGCTCGACTTGTCGGCGAATGGATTGGTGGGAGCCATTCCGCAGTCTCTACAAGCTTCCGATTCTCTCCGGCAGCTGAACATCTCCTACAACAACTTCTCAGGAGTGATACCAAATGGAGGAgttttctcctccctctccgcGGATTCCTTTCTCGGGAACTCGGGTTTATGCAGCTCTATCGCGGGCGTCGATTCATGCGGCTCGACGAGAGTGCGTGTGCGTCGGTCCGCGATCCTGCCTATAGTTCTAACCTTAATCGGCACGCCGTGcgttctctttctcttcctgtATCCGGCGGTAGTTAGGCTGCGAGCAAAGTCGACTCGCCTCCTGACCTTTAAGCGGCAGATACTAGTCGATTCTGAAGAGAGCAATAAGGAGAAAGAACACCGAAGGATCTCGCACCGCGAGCTCGTCGAAGCCACGAGAGGCTTCGCCGACTCGACGCTGATCGGGGCGGGGCGATTCGGGCTGGTTTACAAAGGAGTCCTCCGCGACCAAACGAGGGTTGCGGTGAAAGTCTTGGACCCGAAGAATGGCGCGGAGATTTCCGGAAGCTTCGAGCGAGAATGCCAGGTCCTAAAGAGGACCAGGCACAGGAACTTGATCAGGGTGATAACAACATGTAGCCGACCGGATTTTAAGGCGCTCGTGCTTCCACTGATGCCGAAGGGGAGCCTCGAGAGCTACCTCTATCCGTCGGAAGGGCCGAGCCGCGGCCTACACTTGAATCAGCTTCTGAACATCATAAGTGATGTAGCCGAGGGGATGGCCTACTTGCACCACTATTCTCCTGTTAGGGTTGTGCACTGCGACCTCAAGCCGAGCAACGTTCTCCTCGACGACGACATGCGCGCGGTCGTCTCCGATTTCGGGATCGCGCGCCTCATGAGAGAGGCAGGAGATGAGAGCAATGGTAGCATCACTCATGATCATTCTACCCCATACAATTCTATCACAGGATTGTTACAAGGATCAGTTGGTTACATTGCACCAG AATATGGGTTAGGAGGCAATCCTTCAATACAAGGTGATGTATACAGCTTTGGGGTTCTGGTACTGGAGCTGATCACAGGGAAGAGACCAACAAACGTAGTGTTCCATGAGGGGCTCACGTTGCATGAGTGGGTGAAGCATCACTACCCACATGACATTGAGTCCATCATCTCGCAGGCGCCGCTCCGGCGGTCGCCTTCCTTTGCCGACTCGCTGAGCTACCAGAAGCTCGCGTGGGACGTCATGTTCGAGCTCGTCGAGCTCGGACTCGTGTGCACGCAGTTCTCGCCTTCGAGGAGGCCGACCATGGTCGACGTCGCCCACGAGATCACCCTCCTCAAGGAAGACCTCGCGAAGCACAGCGGCGACGCCAGCGAGTCGTGCTCGACGCCAGATTCGTCCTTCTGA
- the LOC109711896 gene encoding probable phospholipid hydroperoxide glutathione peroxidase, whose amino-acid sequence MSSSTLAFSATFFSAASLFGHGGARPSSHFAAFPHLSAKFATGLARSPFWDRVSASLLPQNPRFVSKRWRSPGVAYATAATEKSIYDFTVKDIDGKDVSLSKFKGKALLIVNVASKCGLTSSNYTELSHLYEKYKSQGFEILAFPCNQFGGQEPGSNSEIKQFACTRFKAEFPIFDKVDVNGPNTAPIYQFLKSSAGGFLGDLIKWNFEKFLVDKNGKVVERYPPTTSPFQIERDIQKLLAA is encoded by the exons ATGTCTTCGTCTACGCTCGCCTTCTCCGCCACCTTCTTCTCCGCTGCGAGCCTCTTCGGCCATGGCGGGGCCCGGCCCAGCTCTCATTTTGCGGCGTTCCCACACCTCTCGGCTAAATTCGCCACCGGGCTCGCGAGATCTCCCTTTTGGGATCGGGTTTCCGCCTCCCTGTTGCCACAGAACCCCAGATTTGTGTCGAAGAGGTGGAGGAGTCCCGGTGTGGCTTATGCTACTGCGGCGACCGAGAAGAGTATCTATGATTTCACCGTCAAG GATATTGATGGAAAAGATGTTTCTCTCAGCAAATTCAAGGGCAAAGCTTTGTTGATTGTAAATGTTGCTTCAAAGTG TGGGTTGACGTCATCAAATTACACTGAGCTCTCTCACCTCTATGAGAAGTACAAGAGTCAAG GATTCGAGATTCTGGCTTTTCCTTGCAATCAATTTGGGGGGCAGGAGCCCGGTTCAAACTCAGAAATAAAACAGTTTGCTTGCACAAGGTTCAAAGCAGAATTCCCAATTTTTGATAAG GTTGATGTAAATGGACCAAATACAGCTCCTATTTATCAGTTTCTTAAGTCTAGTGCTGGAGGATTTTTGGGTGATCTAATCAAGTGGAACTTTGAGAAGTTCTTGGTAGACAAAAATGGTAAGGTTGTGGAGAGATATCCACCTACGACTTCTCCTTTCCAGATCGAG AGGGATATTCAGAAACTTCTGGCGGCATAG
- the LOC109711349 gene encoding pentatricopeptide repeat-containing protein At4g30700-like, with translation MVSSSRHQSLSRAFSSSSYLRLISGATTLRHLDEILAHSVVSGRRPSDLVSASALLRRAADLRSPAPRPPPPPSTLLSLLRRFPRLRPNSFTFAFAAPAAASSLPLARALHARALASGFSADPFVASAFANLYLNLSHLSAAAKVFDAIPRPDTVLWNTLLSGLVRNSAFSKAVDVFFRMAASGGARFDSTTLAAVLPACAELQDLSLGVGVHCLGVKSGFADHPHVVTGLISMYSKCGDVPAATVLFYLIDEPDLVARNAMISGCSSNGLVVSSAGLFKELLASGGMPNSSTMVGLIPVFNPFGHELLTQTIHGLAIKAGFDLNSSVSTALTTVYCRLNDTVSARKLFDAMPAKGTASWNAMISGYAQSGLTETAISLFREMQVLNVRPNAVTVTSILSACAQLGALSLGKWVHRIITEEDLELNVYVLTALIDMYAKCGRITEARNIFDEMLEKNVVSWNAMILGYGLHGQGLEALKLFDDMLASHIAPSSVTFLSVLYACSHGGLIDEGHRVFESMTSDYGLKPTQEHYTCMVDLLGRAGRLNEAFEFINKFPESSSPGVWGALLSACMIHKETNLAQLASTKLFELEPENSGYYVLLSNIYSAKRNYSEAALVRAEAKTKKTAKTPGYTLIEIGDVPHIFTAGDRTHAQSTAIYSMLEKMTVKMVEAGYRAETDAALYDVEEEEKEHMVKVHSEKLAIAFGLMSTEPGSEIRIIKNLRVCLDCHNACKFISEVTHRLIVVRDATRFHHFRDGVCSCGDYW, from the coding sequence ATGGTGAGCTCTTCCCGCCACCAGTCCCTCTCCCGCgctttttcctcctcctcctacctCCGCCTCATCTCCGGCGCCACCACCCTCCGCCACCTCGACGAGATCCTCGCCCACTCCGTCGTCTCCGGCCGCCGCCCCTCCGACCTCGTCTCCGCctccgccctcctccgccgcgccgccgacCTCCGCTCCCCcgccccccgcccccccccccccccctccaccctcctctccctcctccgccgcttcccCCGCCTCCGCCCCAACTCCTTCACCTTCGCCttcgccgcccccgccgccgcctcctccctccCCCTCGCCCGCGCCCTCCACGCACGCGCCCTCGCCTCCGGCTTCTCGGCCGACCCCTTCGTCGCCTCCGCCTTCGCCAACCTCTACCTCAACCTCTCCCACCTCTCCGCCGCAGCCAAGGTGTTCGACGCAATTCCCCGCCCGGATACCGTCCTCTGGAACACCCTCTTGTCCGGCCTCGTCCGGAACTCCGCCTTCTCAAAAGCCGTCGATGTGTTCTTCCGAATGGCCGCTTCCGGCGGCGCCCGGTTCGACTCCACCACGCTTGCGGCGGTCCTCCCGGCCTGCGCGGAGCTCCAAGATTTGAGCTTGGGGGTGGGGGTGCATTGCTTGGGTGTGAAATCGGGCTTCGCCGATCACCCCCATGTGGTCACCGGTTTGATCTCCATGTACTCCAAATGCGGAGATGTTCCTGCCGCTACCGTCCTCTTCTATCTGATCGATGAGCCGGATTTGGTCGCTCGCAATGCTATGATATCTGGGTGCTCCTCGAACGGCCTCGTCGTCTCTTCGGCGGGCCTATTCAAGGAGTTGTTGGCTTCGGGTGGGATGCCGAATTCGAGCACTATGGTCGGGTTGATTCCGGTGTTTAATCCCTTCGGGCACGAATTACTTACCCAAACCATTCATGGTCTTGCGATAAAAGCAGGTTTTGATCTGAATTCGTCGGTGTCGACGGCACTTACCACCGTGTATTGTCGGCTGAATGATACGGTTTCTGCGCGGAAGCTGTTCGATGCAATGCCCGCGAAGGGCACGGCGTCGTGGAATGCCATGATATCGGGGTATGCGCAGAGCGGTTTGACGGAGACGGCGATTTCGCTCTTCCGTGAAATGCAGGTGCTCAACGTCCGGCCGAATGCTGTCACGGTGACGAGCATTTTATCGGCTTGTGCGCAGCTCGGAGCGCTCTCTTTGGGGAAATGGGTCCACCGGATAATCACGGAGGAGGATCTTGAGCTTAATGTCTATGTTCTAACTGCCCTAATCGACATGTATGCAAAGTGCGGGCGCATCACTGAGGCACGGAACATATTCGATGAAATGCTCGAAAAGAATGTGGTCTCGTGGAACGCCATGATATTGGGCTACGGCCTCCACGGCCAAGGTCTCGAAGCTCTGAAACTCTTTGATGACATGTTAGCGTCTCACATTGCTCCCAGTTCGGTTACCTTCCTATCGGTCCTCTACGCGTGTAGCCACGGTGGGTTGATTGATGAGGGCCACAGAGTCTTCGAGTCCATGACCTCCGATTACGGGCTCAAGCCGACCCAAGAGCACTACACTTGCATGGTCGACCTCCTGGGCCGAGCCGGTAGGCTAAACGAGGCCTTCGAGTTTATCAACAAATTCCCAGAGAGTTCTAGCCCGGGTGTTTGGGGTGCTCTTCTTAGTGCTTGCATGATTCACAAGGAGACTAACCTCGCGCAATTGGCGTCAACCAAGTTGTTTGAGCTAGAACCGGAAAATTCCGGCTACTATGTTCTTCTCTCCAATATATATTCGGCAAAAAGGAACTACTCAGAAGCAGCTTTAGTGAGAGCAGAAGCTAAAACCAAGAAGACGGCGAAAACACCGGGCTATACTCTTATAGAGATTGGCGACGTGCCGCATATCTTCACCGCGGGCGACCGAACGCACGCGCAATCGACAGCAATATACTCGATGCTCGAGAAAATGACCGTGAAGATGGTCGAGGCCGGGTATCGGGCCGAGACCGACGCGGCTTTGTACGACgtagaggaggaagagaaagagcaCATGGTGAAGGTTCACAGCGAGAAGCTCGCGATCGCGTTCGGGCTTATGAGCACGGAGCCCGGGAGCGAGATTAGGATCATTAAGAACCTTAGGGTTTGCTTGGATTGCCACAATGCTTGTAAGTTCATATCAGAGGTGACACACAGGTTGATAGTTGTTAGGGATGCTACCAGGTTTCACCATTTCAGAGATGGGGTTTGCTCCTGTGGTGATTACTGGTGA
- the LOC109711342 gene encoding hydroxycinnamoyltransferase 4-like → MSSSMVEVVRSELVVPNEETPKHRIWLSNLDLAARRGYTPTVYFYRPNGDPDFFSAEALQAALSKVLVPFYPFAGRLAEDRENDGDGRIEIDCSAEGALFVTARSDRYTLDDLSDFAPSEEMRNLFVPPAGDPRVLLMLQLTYLRCGGVVLGTAMHHAVLDARSACHFMETWAALARGSPDPIVPPFLDRTLLRARSPPSVAYDHVEYKPDRTARPPGAASDYAAAILTLSKRQVDGLKARCGPAGASAFRAIVAHVWRCACAARGLAPDEETRLYTMIDMRSRLVPPLPPSYFGNAVIRTSVVARVEEVGGGASLACVARRIRGATSQGDEYARSLIDCLESTDMMKLPRSGVSRSSLRVISWLGMSMYDADFGWGEPTFMGPALMYYSGFVYLMNSPRKDDGSVAVIVSLEPDTLPAFKKIFFQDLHGSPAPADHPCELH, encoded by the coding sequence atgagcaGCAGCATGGTGGAGGTTGTGAGGTCGGAATTGGTAGTCCCGAATGAGGAGACGCCGAAGCACAGGATCTGGCTGTCGAACCTCGACCTGGCGGCGAGGAGAGGCTACACGCCGACGGTCTACTTCTACCGCCCGAACGGCGACCCGGACTTCTTCTCCGCCGAGGCGCTGCAGGCCGCGCTGTCCAAGGTCCTCGTCCCCTTCTACCCCTTCGCGGGCCGCCTCGCGGAAGATCGCGAAAACGACGGCGACGGCCGCATCGAGATAGACTGCAGCGCGGAGGGCGCCCTCTTCGTCACCGCCCGCTCCGACCGCTACACCCTCGACGACCTCAGCGACTTCGCGCCGTCCGAGGAGATGCGGAACCTGTTCGTGCCGCCCGCCGGCGACCCCCGCGTGCTGCTGATGCTGCAGCTGACTTACCTGCGCTGCGGCGGGGTGGTGCTGGGGACGGCCATGCACCACGCCGTCCTCGACGCCCGCAGCGCCTGCCACTTCATGGAGACGTGGGCCGCCCTCGCCCGCGGATCCCCCGACCCCATCGTCCCGCCGTTCCTCGACCGCACCCTGCTCAGGGCGCGGTCGCCTCCCTCCGTCGCCTACGACCACGTCGAGTACAAGCCCGACCGGACCGCGAGGCCGCCCGGCGCGGCATCCGACTACGCCGCCGCCATCCTCACCCTCTCGAAGCGGCAGGTCGACGGGCTCAAGGCGCGCTGCGGGCCCGCGGGCGCGTCGGCGTTCCGGGCGATCGTGGCGCACGTGTGGCGGTGCGCGTGCGCGGCGCGGGGGCTGGCCCCGGACGAGGAGACGCGGCTGTACACGATGATCGACATGCGCAGCCGGCTGGTGCCCCCGCTCCCGCCGAGCTACTTCGGCAACGCCGTCATCCGCACGTCGGTGGTCGCGAGGGTCGAGGAGGTGGGCGGCGGCGCCTCGCTGGCGTGCGTGGCGCGGCGCATCCGTGGGGCGACGAGTCAGGGGGACGAGTACGCGCGGTCGCTGATCGACTGCCTGGAGTCGACGGACATGATGAAGCTGCCGAGGAGCGGCGTGTCGCGGTCGAGCCTGCGGGTCATCAGCTGGCTGGGGATGTCGATGTACGACGCGGACTTCGGGTGGGGGGAACCGACCTTCATGGGCCCGGCGCTCATGTACTACAGCGGATTCGTCTACCTCATGAACAGCCCCCGCAAGGATGACGGCAGCGTCGCCGTCATCGTCTCGCTCGAGCCCGATACCCTGCCCGCCTTCAAAAAGATCTTCTTCCAGGACCTGCACGGATCCCCTGCGCCCGCCGATCATCCCTGTGAATTGCATTGA
- the LOC109712002 gene encoding hydroxycinnamoyltransferase 4-like, whose amino-acid sequence MSSSMVEVVRSELVVPNEETPKHRIWLSNLDLAARRGYTPTVYFYRPNGDPDFFSAEALKAALSKVLVPFYPFAGRLAEDRENDGDGRIEIDCSAEGALFVTARSDRYTLDDLSDFAPSEEMRNLFVPPAGDPRVLLMLQLTYLRCGGVVLGTAMHHAVVDARSACHFMETWAALARGSPDPIVPPFLDRTLLRARSPPSVAYDHVEYKPDRTARPPGAASDYAAAILTLSKRQVDGLKARCGPAGASAFRAIVAHVWRCACAARGLAPDEETRLYTMIDMRSRLVPPLPPSYFGNAVIRTSVVARVEEVGGGASLACVARRIRGATSQGDEYARSLIDCLESTDMMKLPRSGVSRSSLRVISWLGMSMYDADFGWGEPTFMGPALMYYSGFVYLMNSPRKDDGSVAVIVSLEPDTLPAFKKIFFQDLHGSPAPADHPCELH is encoded by the coding sequence atgagcaGCAGCATGGTGGAGGTTGTGAGGTCGGAATTGGTAGTCCCGAATGAGGAGACGCCGAAGCACAGGATCTGGCTGTCGAACCTCGACCTGGCGGCGAGGAGAGGCTACACGCCGACGGTCTACTTCTACCGCCCGAACGGCGACCCGGACTTCTTCTCCGCCGAGGCGCTGAAGGCCGCGCTGTCCAAGGTCCTCGTCCCCTTCTACCCCTTCGCGGGCCGCCTCGCGGAAGATCGCGAAAACGACGGCGACGGCCGCATCGAGATCGACTGCAGCGCGGAGGGCGCCCTCTTCGTCACCGCCCGCTCCGACCGCTACACCCTCGACGACCTCAGCGACTTCGCGCCGTCCGAGGAGATGCGGAACCTGTTCGTGCCGCCCGCCGGCGACCCCCGCGTGCTGCTGATGCTGCAGCTGACTTACCTGCGCTGCGGCGGGGTGGTGCTGGGGACGGCCATGCACCACGCCGTCGTCGACGCCCGCAGCGCCTGCCACTTCATGGAGACGTGGGCCGCCCTCGCCCGCGGATCCCCCGACCCCATCGTCCCGCCGTTCCTCGACCGCACCCTGCTCAGGGCGCGGTCGCCTCCCTCCGTCGCCTACGACCACGTCGAGTACAAGCCCGACCGGACCGCGAGGCCGCCCGGCGCGGCATCCGACTACGCCGCCGCCATCCTCACCCTCTCGAAGCGGCAGGTCGACGGGCTCAAGGCGCGCTGCGGGCCCGCGGGCGCGTCGGCGTTCCGGGCGATCGTGGCGCACGTGTGGCGGTGCGCGTGCGCGGCGCGGGGGCTGGCCCCGGACGAGGAGACGAGGCTGTACACGATGATCGACATGCGCAGCCGGCTGGTGCCCCCGCTCCCGCCGAGCTACTTCGGCAACGCCGTCATCCGCACGTCGGTGGTCGCGAGGGTCGAGGAGGTGGGCGGCGGCGCCTCGCTGGCGTGCGTGGCGCGGCGCATCCGCGGGGCGACGAGTCAGGGGGACGAGTACGCGCGGTCGCTGATCGACTGCCTGGAGTCGACGGACATGATGAAGCTGCCGAGGAGCGGCGTGTCGCGGTCGAGCCTGCGGGTCATCAGCTGGCTGGGGATGTCGATGTACGACGCGGACTTCGGGTGGGGGGAACCGACCTTCATGGGCCCGGCGCTCATGTACTACAGCGGATTCGTCTACCTCATGAACAGCCCCCGCAAGGACGACGGCAGCGTTGCCGTCATCGTCTCGCTCGAGCCCGACACCCTGCCCGCCTTCAAGAAGATCTTCTTCCAGGACCTGCACGGATCGCCTGCGCCCGCCGATCATCCCTGTGAATTGCATTGa